DNA sequence from the Pedobacter schmidteae genome:
AGCCCCAGGATCTTTTCGATCCAAGACCATTTTCACTTTTTCTTTTTGGGGACAATTTTCAGGAACGATTTCAAAATGGGTTTTTATTGATCATCTTCTGCTCGGAAGATACTGCAGTTAGATATACCCAAAATAGGAGCACCTATTTTTATAAGAAGCCATACGACTTTTTACGCTATGCTCCCCAAACAAGTAATAGGATAGGAAAGAAAACAAAAATCCCCAAAGAAGAAGGAGATCTGTTTACGTTCCTTAAAAAATACAATGATAAGTTTCATTATGCTGTGACTTTCGATTTGCCGGACAAGCGGATTAATGGAGAATATGTTCCAGATCCTGAATATACTCCTTTAGTTCTAACTAATGATGATAAAATAGCAGGTTGCTCTTGGCATAATGATCAATCAGGAATTTTCTTTTTTCCGAAGTTGGACAATAAAGCCAAATTCTTAGAAGAATTTCTCACCGAGGTTGCACCAACAATATTTCCCCACTTGTTTCCTGATATTATCAAAGACAAGTGGCTTGAACAAGACCGTTATCATTTGCCCAATCAAAACCGTCTGCTTGAGGAAAAGAGAAAATTGAAAAAAGAGTTCGATGCCGCAATGTCTTCGAAAAATGTGGAGATTGAGGAGAACAAAATGCAATTTCAATTTTTAACCCAAATGATTACCAAAACAGGTGATGAGTTGGTCGATAGTGTATTGCAATTTGTGCAATGGCTTGGATTCGAATCAGCGGTGGATGCCGATAAAGAAAGAGTTGGGACGTTAAAGGAAGAGGATATAAAAATTGAGACTGATCTGGGACTAATTATAATCGAAGTGAAAGGTATAGGTGGTGTACCTTCAGATTCTGATTGCAGTCAAATTGGAAAGGTTAGAACCAGGAGACAAAAGGAGAGAAAAAGCTTTGAGGTTTTTGGACTTTTTGTGGTAAATCATGAACGTCATAAACCTGCCGCCACGAGGTTGAATCCGCCTTTCAGTAATGAACAACTAAATGATGCTAATTATGATGACCGAGGGCTTATTACAACCTGGCAGTTATTCAATATCTATCATGCAATTGAAAACGGTATCTTGACAAAAGATCAGATCAAAAAATGCTTCTATCGCCAGGGGTATTTAGATTTTATACCCGATGGAATGATAAATCTGGGTGTAGCCGCACAGGTTTATTCTAAGATTTCTGTAATCATATTGATCCTGAATGGTACTGTAGCGCTAAAGCCAGGCGATAAGCTCCTCTATAAAATTGGTGATGAGTTTAAAACCGTAACCATTGAGTCTATTAAGTTTAATGAGGAGGAGGTTCAATCCGCTAATAATGGCGAATTTGGTTTAAAGCTTAACGAATTAGTTCCCAAGACTGCGGAATTATATGCTTATTCTTAATCTGGGAGGACTAGATAATAGCTGATTTTAACGTATATGAGCCCAATAAATCCCACCTATTTTGTCCATTTCATGATCAATTTTTTTTGTATTTTAGGGTTATTTTTATCTAAACTTGGAATAAGTTCGTTTTTCTACTCACAGAATCTTACCCGAATTCGTTTGCTTCATCACTTTGTTGTAAAGTGATTAATCCAGGTGTTATTGCTGTACAAAGTAGACTGATAGATTTTACCTTTAAACCCCAGATTTTTAATGACTGCTTTTAAGCTTTCAAAGACCGGTCGTGAGATTTTATTGGTGATGGTGATTTTTCTGATGATGCTTAAATCAATCGGGATTTCATAGGTCGCTTGTTGTTCTTTGTTACTGGTGAGCAGGATTCTATATTCTTTTTCTGGTTTGTATGGCAGCCACTTCAGGTATGGGGAGAGTACTGGGTTTAAAAGGCTGAGGTTTCTTAAACTTAGGTATTCAGCCTTTCCATGACCGATACCAGCATCATTAAGGGTATTGAAGAGTTTTTCCTGGCTGAATTCAATGCAGCATCCGCTGGTACCGCTTGCAAAGGCATTCCAGTGGTGGATGGCTTCACCATAGGAAAGGCACAAGGCGTAGGTACTTTTTGCGTCCTGTTGTTTTTGGTAGGCTTGCATGGTTGCGCGGTCGTTAAAGTCTTCCCAGGTGGCCGGATTCAGCAGCACGAGCTTTTGTCGGGTGATCATGTCAATAAGGAAGGGCAGGGTGGTAAAACGATTCAGTTTTTTTATTCCGGGAGCCATCAGCTTTAATTTAATGATTATTTATATAGTTGATTACAATATAGTGTGTTGTGCCGGATAAGTCAACACGGAATTTTCACGTTGATATAGCTTTGTTAAATCTTAAGCGAGCAGTGCGTTGTTATTTCTTCCTGATGAATTGATGTAAAGCCTTTTATTAAAGCTCTTGCAGGTAGACTCTATGATAATTTCTCTGATCTGGCATGTTTTAGTTATTTTGCTTTTTAAACTGAAATGGGCATCCTGAAACTGGATCAAAAACTATCTAAAATGAAATACAATAGCGAAGAAAGGATCGGAGTTTATTCGGTTGGTAAAATTTTCACCCAACAGTTCAAATGGATTTTTAGAGAGCAGCCGATAAATGACTTTGGTGTAGACGCTTTTGTTGAAATAACAAGCATTGGCCTAGATTTAAATACGTTCTCGCCAACGGGAAGACTAATCGGTGTTCAAATCAAATCAGGGAAAAGCTACTTTAAAGAATCACGAGATGATCACTTTGTATTTCGTGGCTCAAAGAGACACTTGGAATATTGGTTAAATCACTCAATTCCTGTGATCATTGTACTTTATGATCAGGTTTCTGATCTTGCATATTGGCAAGAAGTCGATAAATCAACGGTTATTTTAACAGGTAAATCATTCAAACTTAAAATCCCAAAGAAAAATGTATTGCAAAATACTGATCGTTATGTACTTTCCAATATTGCGCTCTTTAAAAATACATATCAATACAAGCTGTGGCAGGTACAATCATCGATCGAGCAGATTAGGCTGCTTCTGGAAAGAAAGCAATTGTACCTGTACATAGAAATCGACAACGTTCCAAGATCGGATGAATACCACATTTCACTTGTAGTTATGAATGAGGACTGTGACAGTTACCCTGAAGTGTTTTACAACTGGGACTTTGAAGATCCCAGCCGTTTTGAACACAACTTTTTTACGATAACAGGCCAAAGCCTGAAGGAGGCGTTAAATGACATAATACCTTGGGCAGATCTATTTATCAATGGCCGCGAGTTTACAGATGAAATATTAACGAGAGAAATTGCAAACGATATTTTATCCTGTGGCCAGGAAGAATTTGTTCTAGATGTTGCAGAACTAGCTGACAGGGAGTCTTTTCTGGAACTCGCTTGTTATCTGACAGGTTCGTATTATTTTAAACTGGAATTAAAAGCAAACGAGCTGAGCCGGGCATTTCTTTTGGTAGATGCATTTTTAAATAAGGAGCCTATCGTTAAAAATCGTATTTATCTATAGTGCCCCTATATATTCATTGCGACTAGTGCATAGCAAAATGCATCAATTATAATCCAGCCGGGTTATCTCAGCGAAATAGTTTTCCCCACTTCACTGAAATATAAACCGCGATACCGAATAGGCAATCTACGCTAGTAGGCAAAGCTTACAAGTTATTTCCCCTTTGTATGTTTGTGTGGTTTTAAAGACGGCGTATTACCGGGTGTTTGTTTGTTGTCACGTTGGCGTTCGTCTGGCTTACCAGTGGATTTAGCGATTCTTTTTGGTCCTGGTTTAATTGGCATAATCGTTCTTTTTAGTTAAGGTGTTGTTGTACAATATAACGATTTCCTCGCGATCTGTTGAACTAAATGTGCTATATTTCTCCACATGTGACCTCGATATATATCACTTGTTTAGAACCATTTACCATATATCACAAGCATGGCGATAGTTTCGTTGTCTAAGGCGTATTTATTGAATAAGATAGCATATTTCTAGTGAGATATTAAAGAGCACAAAAATTAATATAGGCGACAATATAGCAAATTACCCTTAGTGAAATCTACGGTGTAAATTAAATTGCTTTTACTGACAAAATAAATCATAAATTAGCGATATCAACAAGCAAAATATATTATGTCTGATAACAAGCCTACTAAACCATCTAATCCGCCACAACCAAAACCCCAGCCGCCAACGCCTCGTCCAACCCCAGTAAGAGAATCCCCTCGCCCTCTATCTGCTCCAGGACAAGGAGATAAGGGTGTTGGAAGACCGCCGGCTAAAAGTTAATAAGGAAATAAAGAATTACAAGAAATAAACCCAATGATAAGACTACCACACTAGTCTTATCAAGTCTATGTGTCAGGGTACTATAAAACTCTGATTTTGAATCATGATGTTCTATTTTATCCTTTTGATCATCAGTTGGTGGATCATCTGCATCTATATGCGCGTCACAAAAAATTACGTCATGATGATTTGCGCGTTTTCCAGTTAACTGACTTAAAAGGTTAATTATAATTGCCAGTATAAATAAAATTCCGGCGATTTTTAAAACGAAAGGACTTTTCAGCTCTTTTCCATAACCAAACTTTAAAACTTCCAAAACCACATATACACCAGCACCGCTAATTGAGATTATAAGAAGGTCCATTCTTTGGACTGAATACATTAGGTTAGAGAGGCAGATTTGCTTTCTCTGTTTGTAATAGTCCTTATCCTTCATATTGCTGCAACCTAGTTTTCATGAGAGTTTATTTTAGGGAATCCCAAATATAACAAAACACAACTATTATTTGGAAGAGGTTGAGATAAAGGCTAAAATGAAACTTAAATCCAGGTAGGGTAAGTGTTACATCATCAGTATAATATGTATTAATAAAAAAAGACTTATTATTAGCGGGCTTTGTAAAGATTGCAATTGATAGTTCCATTTTTCTTGAACCGTAGGGTATTTCGTATAGATAACCTCTTTAAATACAGTATATTTACACTAGTTGTCAACATTACAGGCTAAATTACTCCGATGATTTTCGGTAAATCTAAAATGTTACTTGTTTTTAACAAGTCATTGTTTTATAGCGTGTTATATTTGTGTATTGGTAAATAGTGGTTTATTATACCCCCACCTCAATGTTTAAACGGAAGGGGTATTGTATTTATCCCTGTAGGCGACAGGTGTAAGGTCGGTGACCTTCTTAAATGCATCACGGAAACTCTGTGTATCCGTGTATCCCACTGCCGTCATTACTTCCGAAATAGACCTGCGTCCGGTTTCCAGGAGTTTTTTCGCAGCCTCTATCTTAATTCGTTGCATATATTCAGCAATGGTAAGGCGGGTTGCTTTCAGGAACCTGCGCTCAAAAGTTCTTCTTGTGATGTGATATTTGCCGGACAGATCGGCAACGGTTATTTTGTCTGTAAAATTCTGTTCGATATATGCCTGGATTTCTTTGATCAGTTCATCATCATGTTTTTTATGTCCTTTGAACACTACAAACGGGGTCTGGTTCACCTTATTAATGTCCACTACAAAGTGCTTGGCAACCTGTATTGCGGTCTGCCTGTCTATAAATTTCTCTACGAGGTATAAAAGCAGGCTCCAGTAAGCATTGTTGCCTCCGCTTGAGTAAAGCCCTTTGTCGGCTGTAAAAATTTTATCCTCTACCAGCTGAATGGCCGGGTAATAGCTTCTAAATTCGTTGGCATAATCCCAGTGTGTACTGCATTGCCTGTTTTTAAGTAATCCGCTAAAGGCCAGTAAAAAAGCGCCTACGCAAAAGCTTGCCACTTCTGCACCATTTTTATACTGATCGGCTATCCAGCCTGCATACTCCTTGTTTAAATATGTAGCACTAATCATATCGCCCGACATAGGTGGGATCACAATCAGATCATGTTGTTGCTCTTTGTAAATATATCCATCCGGTTTGATGGTAAACAAACCGTTGTTCAATTGCACATCCTCTCCCAGTCCAACCAGGGAAATCCTGAATAGTTCTGGCTTACCCAGCTGTTTTAGTAAACTATTTGTATAGGTAAACACATCGTGCGTGTCGGTAATAGCCGCTAAAACCGCACGTCTTACGGTGAGTATAGATATATGGATCATTTATCAAAAATAGAAATTATAATTGTCGCATTTAGCTTCTATACTATGTCGCATTTACCCATCACCACCTGTGCAGAATGCCTCTACCTTTGCTAAACAATTAAATCAATTAATCTTTATTTCATTATGCTTGGCACAAATACCTATCTGCATTTTATGGGCAATGCCCTGGAAGCCTTTAATTTTTACAAATCAGTTTTTGGTGGTGAATTTAAAAACATTCAGCATTATAAAAACCTCGACAGTGGAAAAAAAATGTCGCTCGAGGACCGGGAAAAGCTCATCCACATTACGTTACAGATTTCAGATAACATCAGTATTATGGCTTCTGACATACTGCCTTCAATGGAAATGCCATTTAATGCCGGGAACAATTTCCATATCTGTATGCATACAGAAAATGAACAGGAAGCCGATCGGTTGTTTGAGGCACTCTCTTCAGATGGAAAAATAGAGATGCCCTTAAACAAAACATTCTGGGGTGCCTATTTTGGGATGTGTCGTGATAAATTTGGCATTCAATGGATGATCAATTTCGACAATCAATAACCTGGATAAAGTTTTAAGTAATAGAAATATAAACACCAATGAAAATGATTATAAAAATAATAGTAGTCCTGATAGCCATTGTTTCTGTATGCCTGGTTATTGCCATGTTTTCCAAAAATAAGTATACACTGATGCGTGAAATTACCATCAACCGATCTCCGGGTGATGTTTTTAATTACCTCAGGTATTTAAAGAACCAACCTGAATACAACAAATGGTTGTTACTTGACCCAAATACAAAAATTAGTTATAAGGGTGAATCTGATGGATTGCCTGGCGCTATACTAGTCTTTGAAAGTAAAAGTAGCCAAACAGGTAAAGGTGAATTTGAAATTAAAAAAATAACCGATGGTGAAAGAGTAGATTTTGAAATCCGGTTTCTGGCTTTCACAGCTAACGGATACATAGGGGTAAAAGCCCTGTCGCCAAACTCAACAAAGCTGACCTGGGTATATAACAGCGGGATGAACTGGCCGGTTAATTTCTTGCTTTTGTTTATGGATATGGATAAAATCATTGGTAACGATATTGCAGAAAGCCTGAGCAATATGAAACGCAAGCTGGAATCGTAAAATGTATTTTTAACTATGAAATCACATCATGAAAAAAGAAAACCGCTATAAATAAGTATAGGGAAGATATCAATCAGAATTTATCTAGAAAAAGGCCTTAAATTATAATTTTAAGGCCTTTTTGCTTATATGCGCTATAACTTGTTAGATGTTTAGAATTTATAAGATTTCCACACGGCGTTCATAACGTCTTCCATTCAGCTCAAATACATACTTTACCTGCGGCCGGAATACATTCGTGATCACACCGTTATCTCGCAGCTGCATGCCGGGGGATAGGGTAGCAGACTGATAATTGCTCAGGATGACTTCAGCAGTATGGGACAATACCTCAAAAGAGATGAACCGAACAGGAGCCGAATATCCGTTTTCTATCAAACCCGACAGGTTAGCCGAAACATAGCCGTTGGCTGAGACCTTTGAAGTAGCATTTACCTGAGTGAATACCATTTCCTCGGGATTTACCACCACCACCTGAAAAGCCGACTGTATCCTTGGATTGCTGATTGAAACCGCCGTTATAATGGCAGTACCTTTACCAACCCCGAATACTTTGCCCTGCTGGTCTACCGTTGCAACACTCATATTGGAAGAACTCCATCTCAGTGATTTATCCTTTGCGTTCTCGGGTAGTACAATTGCCTCCGAGGTATGAGACTGCCCTGCAACCAGAGACAAGTTTGTGACAGACAAGACTATCCTTTCTACCTGCACAGGACTTACAATGACCTCACAGCTTGCGGTCTTCCCTCCATCTACCGTGCTCACCCTGATCGTGGTCGTTCCTTCTTTCATGGCCAGTACAGCTCCATCGATTACAGTGGCAATCAGCGGGTCATCTGAAGACCAGCGCACCCGGCGGTCAGTTGCAAGTTCCGGAAAAATCAGCGGAACCAGCCTTGATCCCTTCCCTGCGGGAACCACAAGCCGCTGAACATTTAGGGAAACCGATTCAACCGGCATCGGAGCAACCTGTATCCTTAATGATCCTTTTATAGCCGTCCCTTTGACCAGCGCACTAACATCCGCTGCTCCCGAGCCAACTGCCGTAACTTTCCCGCTGAGCACCTTACAAACCGTCTCATCCGAACTGGACCACTCGAGTTCCAGTTTATCGGGATCAGTGACATCCTGTGGATCTATAGCATAAGTAAGCTGAATTTCTTCCCCCGGCGCAAGTGCGTTTTTCTCCGCCTGCAACCGTATTGCCGCTGGCAAAACCGGCACAACGCTGATCTTTACCTTTGCAGTCAATCCCAGGCCCCTGGCTACTACCGATACTTCGGTTTCTCCTGTTTTTAGCCCATAAACCACACCATTTTCCAGCCGGGCTATGTTTCCATCCGAGACAGACCAGTCATAATCAGGTGGATTTAATTCAGAAGGGGAGTGGAGGACTTTCAGCTCAGCCGATTTCCCGACAGCCACCGTCATCCTGTTTTCGCGAAACTGAATTTGTGTTACCTTGGAGGGTTTTGGAATATCTCTGTTTTTACTGCAGGCCGAAAAAATGAGCAATAAAAGAAGCAGCTGTCCGTACCTTAGCGCAGGAAAAACAGTGCTGGATGTTAAAATAGTTGTCATTTGCCTGTTACTTTACTTCTGCGGTTCTGTCGACTTTACGTAGTACTGCATCTCTCCATCGCCTATGGGCACCACAAGTGTCTGTTTACCATTCACCTCCTGGATCGTCCAGTTGTTCAGGGCTGATTTCTTTGCAGGCGAAAGTTCAGCAGAAGTATACTGCTTGGTTTCCCCGAATCCCGGAGGGTTACTGGAGCCGCAGGAGTTAAAAGACCGGTAATGACCACTGGCATAGTATATATCAAAAGTTTTTGCTGCTTTATCAATCTTCACAGTTCCCTGCTTATACCCCAACACCTGGGTACGGCAATAAGTAGAAGTACTGGTATAATAAAAATACTCCTTTACCCGGCCGTCCTTATACAGCATATAACCCAAAGCGATCTCATTGGCCGGACCTTGATAAGTGCCATTATAGTCCCAGAAATTGCTGATCGAGCTCACTCCGGCTATCCAGTAGCCCACCAGTTCATCAGGCACCGCAGATCTGGGATGATTGCCGTAGCCCTCTTCAATTTCGGGCGTTGCAGCTTCGCTTTCTTTACAGCCGTACGCCGTGCTGCCTAAAATCGCTATGCATAATAAAAGAACTGGTAGAAACAGGCGGACAGGTCCGCTATAGGTTTTTGATTTGTTGATTTTCATTTTTAATTGTTTAAGATGAACAGATAGATTACTGTGATACATTAAGGGTTATGCAGCCTGGCCCTGAAGCGGCCGGTTATGTTGGCGGTTGGTATTAGTGTAGGCAAGATTCCAGCATTGGATACGGTGAAATTGCCCTCCACCCAGTTGTTGTCCATTTTGGTAATGTTGATACTGCCACCACTAGGCTTGAGCTCGTCGTCAATATGAATGAAAGAACTGACATAGCCACCATTACCGGTCAGAAACTGAAACTTGTTTCCCGCAGTGGACAAATCAAAACCATAACTTCCCACACCTCCAGTCCAGGTCAGCAGGAAATTTCCACCTCCCTCTGCCTCGGGGTTAGCCAAAATGTACCTTTGTCCGGACTTCACTACAGGTGTAACTGGAAATTTTCCGCCTGTGCCAACACTTAGTTCCGCCCAGCCATCAGCCATAATTTCGATATTAGACAATAAGATAAACGTACCGGTTACCGGTGCATTTAAATTCAGGCTTACCGTTGCATTGGCAGATCCGTTTACAGCGGCTGGTGCCTGATAGGTTACCTTATTGCCATTTGAACTGATGATGTTGCCAGGACCGTTAAGGTTCCATGATTTAATGAATTTTGCAGGTAGTGCTGCCGGTGTACCCACAGGGTAGCCAGGCTCTGGATTACTGGCACTTCCGGTAAGGGGAACCAGCAGGTCCTCCCATTCAGACTGGGTATAAATCAGCGCCCTCACTTCCTGTTTCTGACCCGGCTCCAGGCTAGCCTGAATCGGCGAAAGTGACACCCGGTTCATGACAGACCAGTCGCTGAAATGCGTAGTTTTAAAGCTTACCGTATTCAAGTTTGCATCGAAACTGCTTGCGCCTACAAACTTCCAAACACCGCTATCCATCTGGTAAGCAAAACCAAATGTTTCCTTCAAGGCGACAGAATCTGCCTGCTCAAAAAGCGAATAGGTAATGGTAACGGGCTTTTCAAAATGCTGGGCATGAGGAGTAAGCCTGAAAGATTGCCCAACTCCTGCGATATTGGTTTTTGTAATGGGTTCAATACCTATGGTAGTTTCAGCTGTCAACGCGCCTGCAGGGACATTGATGATCAGCCTGCCCTGGCCGTAGACAATTCTTCCACCGGCAGGGCCGATCAGTTTGGTTACAGCCGCCCCCATTGAAGCGCCTTTTGGGCGTTCCAGCGGAACAACAACAATGGGTTCATCGGCATCGGGTTTTGCTTTATCCTTTTTACAGGCAAGCATGCTAAAAGCGCATAAAATGCCTATCAGGTATGCATTCAGATTTTTCATTTCTATTTTTCGTTTTGTATGATTTCTTTGCGATCCGGTTTACATTTCAAGGGCAAAATTACCGGAGTAGAGCTTATGAGTAAATGAGTGTCAATCCTCATATTTATAGGTACTACTACCCATTTATTCCATGCAAGTGAGTTTACGACAGGTCACATGGAGGATATCAGATTTAAGCTGTTTAAAAGCATACACAAGGGATTAAGAGTCTTACTGGCAGATACCGTATTGCAATTACAGCAAACAGACTTTTTAATTGAAGAGCAGGCCAATGCGACCTTCGAACGTATCAAACTCGTGCTGCTGATGCACAGGCATACCAAACGGGAAGAAGACGAAGTTTTTCTAAAACTAGGCACTGAGGCGAAAAGTATAACCTCTTATTTTACCAATCAGCATTACCGTACCGGCAGACAGCGATCATCAACAGCTCTAATATTAATCTTCTCCATAACATGCAAACTAACTTCTTTGGCATTGGCATATACCATAAAATGTCCGGCACCATTAATAATCACATCAGGCTGGCAATACCTTGCTGGCAACGTAAAATCTCTATTTCCGTGAATA
Encoded proteins:
- a CDS encoding DUF4365 domain-containing protein, which encodes MKYNSEERIGVYSVGKIFTQQFKWIFREQPINDFGVDAFVEITSIGLDLNTFSPTGRLIGVQIKSGKSYFKESRDDHFVFRGSKRHLEYWLNHSIPVIIVLYDQVSDLAYWQEVDKSTVILTGKSFKLKIPKKNVLQNTDRYVLSNIALFKNTYQYKLWQVQSSIEQIRLLLERKQLYLYIEIDNVPRSDEYHISLVVMNEDCDSYPEVFYNWDFEDPSRFEHNFFTITGQSLKEALNDIIPWADLFINGREFTDEILTREIANDILSCGQEEFVLDVAELADRESFLELACYLTGSYYFKLELKANELSRAFLLVDAFLNKEPIVKNRIYL
- a CDS encoding GlxA family transcriptional regulator, with amino-acid sequence MIHISILTVRRAVLAAITDTHDVFTYTNSLLKQLGKPELFRISLVGLGEDVQLNNGLFTIKPDGYIYKEQQHDLIVIPPMSGDMISATYLNKEYAGWIADQYKNGAEVASFCVGAFLLAFSGLLKNRQCSTHWDYANEFRSYYPAIQLVEDKIFTADKGLYSSGGNNAYWSLLLYLVEKFIDRQTAIQVAKHFVVDINKVNQTPFVVFKGHKKHDDELIKEIQAYIEQNFTDKITVADLSGKYHITRRTFERRFLKATRLTIAEYMQRIKIEAAKKLLETGRRSISEVMTAVGYTDTQSFRDAFKKVTDLTPVAYRDKYNTPSV
- a CDS encoding VOC family protein: MLGTNTYLHFMGNALEAFNFYKSVFGGEFKNIQHYKNLDSGKKMSLEDREKLIHITLQISDNISIMASDILPSMEMPFNAGNNFHICMHTENEQEADRLFEALSSDGKIEMPLNKTFWGAYFGMCRDKFGIQWMINFDNQ
- a CDS encoding SRPBCC family protein — protein: MKMIIKIIVVLIAIVSVCLVIAMFSKNKYTLMREITINRSPGDVFNYLRYLKNQPEYNKWLLLDPNTKISYKGESDGLPGAILVFESKSSQTGKGEFEIKKITDGERVDFEIRFLAFTANGYIGVKALSPNSTKLTWVYNSGMNWPVNFLLLFMDMDKIIGNDIAESLSNMKRKLES
- a CDS encoding Ig-like domain-containing protein, which codes for MTTILTSSTVFPALRYGQLLLLLLIFSACSKNRDIPKPSKVTQIQFRENRMTVAVGKSAELKVLHSPSELNPPDYDWSVSDGNIARLENGVVYGLKTGETEVSVVARGLGLTAKVKISVVPVLPAAIRLQAEKNALAPGEEIQLTYAIDPQDVTDPDKLELEWSSSDETVCKVLSGKVTAVGSGAADVSALVKGTAIKGSLRIQVAPMPVESVSLNVQRLVVPAGKGSRLVPLIFPELATDRRVRWSSDDPLIATVIDGAVLAMKEGTTTIRVSTVDGGKTASCEVIVSPVQVERIVLSVTNLSLVAGQSHTSEAIVLPENAKDKSLRWSSSNMSVATVDQQGKVFGVGKGTAIITAVSISNPRIQSAFQVVVVNPEEMVFTQVNATSKVSANGYVSANLSGLIENGYSAPVRFISFEVLSHTAEVILSNYQSATLSPGMQLRDNGVITNVFRPQVKYVFELNGRRYERRVEIL